One genomic window of Misgurnus anguillicaudatus chromosome 12, ASM2758022v2, whole genome shotgun sequence includes the following:
- the LOC141369069 gene encoding adhesion G-protein coupled receptor G2-like, with protein MGCGVSSCFLGITVLTYTLLEKLRRDYPSKILLNLCLALLGLNLIFLLNSWISSFGIYGLCIAVAMTLHYFLLSSFTWMGLGAVNMYFALVKVFNVYVPSYILKFCLLGWGIPLIICGLVLAVKRDAYGMITSSDYKMTLDDSDMFCWVQDDAVFYASVVSYIAFILLCNSSIFLVVLIQIKNMQVNQPPGTRSGLLKDLRAVASLTFLLGLTWGLSFFAWGPIKVFLLYLFSILNSLQGFFIFVFHCLMKENVRKQWRVHLCCGVFKLEDYSEWSQTATVLPKPKPISPNRLPFIASVRSIKSNSTQSSTVSSEYSQRQASITGPNLDFVYDNILVLPRAKAVPVLSVIQHDSPPATENGHGYFSRQSKDGLGRHFL; from the exons ATGGGCTGTGGTGTGTCTTCTTGTTTTCTGGGGATCACGGTGCTAACATATACTCTCTTAGA GAAACTAAGAAGAGACTACCCATCCAAAATTCTGTTAAATTTATGTCTGGCTTTACTGGGACTCAACCTGATTTTCCTGCTAAACTCCTGGATCTCATCCTTTGGGATCTATGGCCTGTGCATTGCTGTGGCAATGACTTTACACTATTTTTTATTGTCATCCTTTACATGGATGGGCCTGGGAGCTGTGAACATGTACTTCGCTTTGGTCAAAGTATTCAATGTGTATGTGCCCTCATACATCTTGAAATTCTGCCTTCTTGGCTGGG GTATTCCACTGATAATATGCGGATTGGTATTGGCTGTGAAGAGAGATGCATATGGAATGATCACTTCCAGTGATTACAAAATGACATTGGATGATTCTGATATGTT CTGCTGGGTGCAAGATGATGCAGTTTTCTATGCTTCAGTGGTGAGCTACATCGCCTTCATACTTCTATGCAACAGCTCCATCTTCTTAGTGGTTCTAATCCAGATAAAGAACATGCAGGTCAATCAACCTCCGGGAACTCGCAGCGGTCTTTTGAAAGACCTGCGAGCTGTGGCGAGCCTTACCTTTCTGTTAGGTCTCACCTGGGGTCTGTCTTTTTTTGCTTGGGGTCCGATCAAAGTATTTCTCCTCTACCTGTTCTCCATTCTCAATAGCCTTCAAG GattctttatttttgtgttcCACTGCCTCATGAAGGAGAACGTACGCAAACAATGGAGAGTACATTTATGCTGTGGAGTTTTCAAACTAGAAGATTACTCAG AGTGGTCCCAAACTGCAACCGTGCTTCCCAAACCGAAACCCATTTCACCAAATAGGCTTCCTTTTATTGCATCTGTGAGATCCATTAAGTCTAATTCAACCCAGAGCTCAACAGTTTCCTCAGAATACAGTCAACGTCAAGCGTCTATCACAGGACCCAACCTGG ATTTTGTATATGACAACATTTTGGTACTACCGAGGGCCAAGGCAGTACCTGTATTGTCTGTAATTCAACACGATTCACCCCCAGCCACAGAAAATGGACATGGTTATTTTTCAAGGCAGTCAAAGGATGGTTTAGGCAGACATTTTTTGTGA
- the LOC129446932 gene encoding uncharacterized protein, whose amino-acid sequence MMEDRRLETSEEKKCKDPPQLFTYYQGDINTAVDEHFFRALNKATIPKDLSTKAKDNNRTYKSDAPQSSWSYPYNPKLSQLTSIDNVPQSQGVIMNPPGLSSSSSSSWLSRQSAGFEVPHILYPQPPASESSSNSYLNLLQMDRPAGGIMISPFSKSDTRPDWSAGTAYKDVPGSRIGLDSGVPVTEVSKDLYWY is encoded by the exons ATGATGGAGGACAGAAGGTTAGAAACGTCAGAGGAGAAAAAGTGTAAAGATCCTCCTCAGCTGTTTACCTACTATCAAGGCGACATTAACACTGCTGTGGATGAACACTTCTTCCGTGCCCTAAACAAGGCCACCATACCAAAAGACCTGAGCACTAAAGCCAAAGACAACAACAGGACTTACAAATCTG ATGCCCCCCAATCTTCGTGGTCTTACCCTTACAACCCGAAGCTGTCCCAGCTGACATCCATAGACAATGTACCTCAGTCCCAGGGGGTAATTATGAATCCCCCAGGATTATCATCGTCATCGTCTTCATCGTGGCTTTCCAGACAGAGCGCAGGTTTTGAAGTTCCTCACATACTCTACCCACAGCCTCCAGCTTCTGAGAGCAGCTCCAACTCTTACCTAAATCTCTTACAAATGGATCGGCCAGCCGGGGGCATCATGATCTCACCCTTTTCCAAATCAGATACTAGGCCAGATTGGAGTGCCGGCACAGCCTATAAAGACGTACCTGGAAGCAGGATCGGCCTAGATTCAG GTGTGCCCGTCACAGAAGTCAGTAAAGATTTGTACTGGTATTGA
- the htatsf1 gene encoding 17S U2 SnRNP complex component HTATSF1, translating into MSGDSDGNKEFHEQLRLQRLYEQRGEGGKDDPYTYVDPEDGTVYDWDHEKRAWFPKINDDFIAAYQASYGFNEDGAPDPTVANPPDESSAAKPEESKKQDEPIKPDESSDEGKAKEGTQKGEKRKADPGWFEVEQTKNTNVYVSGLPPDITPDEFVEIMSKCGIVMRDPITEEYKIKLYKDKQGNQKGDGLCCYLKKESVALAANLLDETEIRGYKLHVEAARFELKGEYDASKKKKKNKDYRKKLQQQQKQLDWKPEKVGEVRKRYEKVVIIRNMFHPSDFEEDPLELNEYRDDLRTECEKFGQAKKVIIFDRHPDGVASVAFKETEEADACVAALNGRWFGGRQLSAELWDGVTDYQVEETSREREERLKEWSKFLGDENAANQAAADSSKAAATQSAENQNPTTQKAAEPSQQEEHATGGEQQQEGGKKEEDGGGMESTDSSLAGSDDEDE; encoded by the exons ATGAGTGGAGACTCGGACGGTAATAAAGAGTTTCACGAACAGCTTCGTTTGCAGCGGCTTTACGAACAGAGGGGAGAAGGAGGGAAAGATGATCCATACACATATGTGGATCCAGAAGACGGAACTGTGTATGACTGGGACCATGAAAAGCGAGCTTGGTTTCCAAAG aTAAATGATGATTTCATCGCAGCATATCAAGCAAGCTATGGCTTCAATGAGGACGGGGCCCCTGATCCAACTGTTGCAAACCCTCCAGACGAATCATCTGCTGCCAAACCGGAGGAATCAAAGAAACAAGATGAACCAATAAAACCAGATGAGAGCTCAGACGAGGGCAAAGCTAAAGAAGGCACCCAGAAAGGAGAAAAGAGAAAGGCAGATCCAG GCTGGTTTGAAGTTGAGCAGACTAAAAACACAAATGTCTATGTGTCAg GTCTTCCTCCAGACATAACCCCTGATGAGTTTGTAGAGATTATGTCCAAATGTGGAATTGTCATGCGTGATCCGATTACAGAGGAATATAAAATCAAGCTCTATAAAGACAAGCAGGGGAACCAAAAAGGAGATGGACTTTGTTGCTACCTAAAG AAAGAGTCTGTGGCTCTTGCCGCGAACCTCTTGGATGAGACCGAGATTCGGGGTTACAAACTGCACGTGGAGGCAGCGCGATTTGAGCTCAAAGGAGAATATGACGCCagcaagaaaaagaaaaagaacaaAGACTATCGCAAGAAACTCCAGCAGCAACAAAA GCAGCTGGATTGGAAGCCGGAGAAGGTCGGGGAGGTCCGCAaaagatatgaaaaagttgtcATCATTCGAAACATGTTTCATCCCAGCGACTTTGAG GAGGATCCTTTAGAGCTGAATGAGTACAGAGATGACCTTAGGACAGAATGTGAGAAATTCGGCCAAGCGAAAAAGGTCATCATTTTTGAT AGGCACCCTGACGGAGTGGCCTCCGTTGCTTTTAAAGAAACCGAAGAGGCGGATGCATGTGTGGCGGCCCTCAACGGACGCTGGTTCGGAGGGAGGCAGCTATCAGCAGAGCTATGGGATGGTGTCACCGATTACCAG GTTGAAGAAACATCTCGAGAGCGAGAAGAGAGACTGAAGGAATGGTCCAAATTCCTGGGCGATGAGAATGCGGCCAACCAAGCCGCAGCTGATTCTTCCAAAGCGGCAGCCACGCAAAGTGCAGAAAATCAAAATCCCACCACACAAAAAGCAGCAGAACCGTCCCAACAGGAGGAGCACGCAACAGGAGGAGAACAACAACAGGAGGGGGGCAAGAAAGAGGAGGACGGGGGAGGAATGGAATCAACCGATAGCAGTTTAGCAGGAAGTGATGACGAGGATGAGTAG